Proteins encoded within one genomic window of Aphelocoma coerulescens isolate FSJ_1873_10779 chromosome 9, UR_Acoe_1.0, whole genome shotgun sequence:
- the STRIT1 gene encoding sarcoplasmic/endoplasmic reticulum calcium ATPase regulator DWORF, whose product MAEPAQAPLSRLVVPVLLALGWIVGCALMVYIVFS is encoded by the exons ATGGCAGAACCAG CCCAGGCCCCGCTGTCCCGCCTGGtggtccctgtgctgctggcgCTCGGCTGGATCGTGGGCTGTGCCCTCATGGTCTACATTGTCTTCTCCTGA